ATCGAAATGAAACTTTTACTTATTTAGAAATACGTGACATTGCGGGGTCACTCATCAAATCTCTATTGTTTCTATGTTTCTCTAAATCTTTCTTCTCATAGTTCCTATTCCTTCTCATAGTGCCGAATGGTACAGGCAATATATTCTTTTTGTATTATCTGCAATTTTGATTCCATTGTGGCTAAATTTGGTAACCGGTAGTGAAAAAAGTTATTCCCTGTTACAACttctcatttttccatttttatgatGAGTTATCCAATAttcacagtaaaaaaaaaaacaagattaGTTTGAAGGTAAAAGAAAGGTAAAAAGCAGTCTAGAAGTGGGAGTGGGATTAAATTTACAGGCTGCAGTTTATAGACAAACACTTTACCTTAcagtctgcttccaattccaTAGATTACACACGGCGTCGTAAttctataagccccttcgtacttcgtactgggctaaaaataattcaaaccAACACACCCCATTAAGCAAGTGCAGTTATTACCTCTAACATACAATGAATCAATTTCTTCTACGattgttttgtgtgttttagAATTGTGTGTATATAATTTGTAACATATTAATactttatcaataaaatcgatGCAACGTTTTTCTGACTCTACGTTTACTGCACGGAATAACGAACGTCATTTTTCTAGATGTAATTCGATTTGTCTGtaacaattcacgccgtaagtgtgcctaaaatttgaattttaagtgtacgattcaatgaaaaagtgagcccaaaacatttcaacgcttcatgaAAATGAcactacgttagaaagacctccgcactttccattttgaatttcgaccgcacttacggcgtgaataccctctctagcaaacaaacttcgttttgacgctgtcaaaataccaccttgtTCCTTTGTTTGTAGAATCATATGTACACTGTTGAatgatttctaattttacatctAAAATGCAAAGGCTACGTTGCacttttaccaccttaacaaATGTAGTAAGGTTGCTAGAGATGGTATTGGTCTGTAATAATTCGGATGGAAGTATTTTTTTGCTTCTGGTTATTCTTGGTAAGTACTTGAAGATTTCAACATTTCTCCATGACATCACAAGATGCAGGTTTAGGTTGCTTTATTGTTATTCATTTTTTCACAACGTTTCTTGGGACTTTGTtagaaatacgaaaaaatttcttgtgtAGAGATAGGCTATCAGGGCTCATCAcctttcttcgtttttttagtCGTTGATGAAATTGGACTCAAAATGGGGTTCCCAGACCTATACTCTTTTTAGAGTACAGGACTCAAGACCATGTATTGTCAATGAAAGGATTACCTGAagtattgaaaaaatattgacgATTTGACTGTGATCGGAACCATTTTATAATTCTATAAAGGAAGCATTTCTTTCTGCCAACTTAACCTAATCTCTTCCACTTCCAAATAATGTACTCTTTCGCACTTACGTATtaataacatttattttcctGACCGTAGAAAAATGCTTAATTTTAGCACAATTAATCAGTATCTACCaactcaaaaaaataattaaacggTCTTCACCAGTAAGTCTGGTAGTACTCAGTATGGTgcacatacattttttgaacttttcagGCATCGCATCATACATAATGCGGAATAAAACGTTGTGGAACCAactttctttttcgaaaattgactttttcatttcatttttagcgAACGGAGTCATTTTTCTGACACAAGGGCCTGGACTATAGGATCTATCAGTGCAAAGAGTATCGTTACATTAGTATTGATCCTAGGCAACAGTGACGGATCGAAAAACAAGCTGCTTGGACCAGAACCAGGAGTTAGCGTAAGCAATTATGGAGGTGGATCAAGTGAGATAAGCGAAAAAATGCATTCCAATAAGCAGGGTGAGTAGTAGGTTCTACTTATCACTCTCacaccaaatttgaaacgacTAGCAGGGATACTTGCAGTACACTGAAAGATGAACCAGCACTAACACACCATAGGCATAATGAACTCTCccattcaatttaattcaattaatttgttcattttgaaTCTTCTTAATACAAGCGGACTGTCAGTTTACAAAGCATGTAAAGCAAACGAATCCACAGAACACATAATACAAAAGCAAGACAAAACAAGAATATAGAAGCTAGAATGTGAGGCAAATGCGGTGAGATAGATGACGCCCAACATCTTCTATGCTCGGCCTACATTATGACCAGAATCGCCCAGTATCACAGAGGGAACCCATCCGAATAATGCACTTCAATTCATTTACACTGTGAATAGAATCTAACTTAGGACACACACAACAGGTCCAACGGGAGCCTTAGGTGCAGTGATTAGTCCCACCCACCTTAAATTACCTTTAACGTTCAACGCAAAAACAAGCCAAATCCGTTTGTGCGTGTAGAATTTGGCCACACCTAGTGTTTAATATTCAATGCTACGCATGGGACATTTTGAAcaatatcgataatcattttgataattagataattatcaaaatattattaactATCGATTGTCGATATGTCTTTCTccttttctcctttgttaacAAACAGATACCTATTGCAACAATTGGCTTGTGTTTATGTACAAATTACTTAATTTTCTAAATGACTTggacaataaaattaaatttccaattgaAATAGATGTAAATTCGACATCATTAACATATTAAATATATGTGGGACTTGAATCGATATATCTATTTTGTCCAACTAAAACAATTGTCCCTGTCGTTTTGATTCAAAACGTATATGTTGCAAgttatttatgaaatgaaatgttttgctTTTTCCTCACCAAATTAGACACTCTTAGTAATGATATAAGTTATTCAATAGTGTTCCAGTACAGCATAAGCCGCTTGTTACACCAGACGCAATGGTTGTTGGCTCAAAAATGCATGAAATTCAAGTTCACAAAGTGataaatctgttgatttcTTTCCTTTATCGTATCGGTATTTGGCATCGAGGAGATAAGCCCACAGTTAAAGAACTTGGAATGAAGTGGTTCTATTGCATCTATTATGCACTTTTCAGTGTTGCATCGTTGTGTGGAGTGATTTTTAGTTCGAACACCCTACATCAGTCTATGTTCACTGCGACAGTGGTGGTTATGGTTACAGTTTTGGAAGTTAAGCTTTGCATTTTAATATGGAAGCAAGACATGGTTCTGGAATTGTTGAATCGGATTAGTGTTTATTCGATTCGAAACAACGAAACTTTCCGCATCTGTGATagaaaaatggaaagttttttgaaatttgtggtTGTATTCTATGCTGCTGCTTTCGTTGCAGCTGCTTTTGCTAGTTTTGTGGTACCATTTATTGGAAAAGAGCGAACTTTAGCTTACCTCATGCATTCTTTTTAGCAATTGCTTTTACTGCTACCGAGACGTACTTAACGATCGTGGCTATTCTATTTTCGATCATCATTTGGTTTTTAATGATTCATTTGTCATTAAGATATGAAGGTCTAGCAGGAGATGTGAGAATCGTGGGACGAATTGCCAAAcagaaaaatgggaaaatgtcAGAGAAGGAACTACACAACACTTTTATGCAGGACTTGAAGGAATCGATTATTGCCCACGCTAACTTGAGAGGGTATAATACTCATGCCGAATGAAtgcaatttatatttaaaattttgtcatttttctaaaGACTAATCGACGAATTCGAATCATTATCGTCGAatacattttttcttcaatttggTACCAGCGGTGTATGCATCTGCGCATCAGTTTATTGCCTGGCATTTGTATATCAACTCAATTGATCTCAGGGcctatttcgaaaaaaaaaacgtttttttctgtTAGCTTCTCAAATATCCAGATTTATTTTGAATCTTACCGAATCCTTCAATATATTTCGATTCGTGAAAGAGATTTCTCAAGAATAGGCCCTGATTTTGATAAAACGATTTTGCTGTCGCTTAccttcaattatttttaggATATCAGTAATAACATGATAGAGCGCTTGATTAACATTTACATGTTTGTCTACAATATTTATGAATTACTTATGATTACGTACCTTGGGAACGACATTATGCTGTCCAGCTCTCGTATCAGCTACAGTTTGTTTGAGTCGAACTGGTTTGATCAACCACAATCAACCAACAAGTACATAATcatttttggtgaatatttAAAGCCTGCACATGAAGTGTTGGTTGGTAAACTGTTTCCGCTAACTTTGGAAACATTTAATAGGGTAGGCTCGATCGTTGATTTATTTGACCTTTTTTACATTGTCTAACTCTTGTTACAGATTTTACGTTCAGCTTACAGCatgttcaatattttaaaaagcaCTCAACAGTGATTGTAAAAAGATTGTAGAAATAGTCACAAATTAGAGCACCTAAAAGCACAATAGCTATTTaggtatctgttgtggacgatATATTTTAGACAATTTCGTTGTAGCTCAACGAAGTGAATGCGATAGGCGAAAATGCCTAAAATAAActgtccacaacagatgcgtatacaacttttcatgctgagtgcctaaattacgagaaaaattccgaaatttatgtccaaggcatgaaaaataattattagcGGTTCAGGCAAACGTTTTGCATTATATTAAACGATACATATCGATAGAAATTATACTTTCGATCTGATGATAAATTTCAGGAATAAACTAAATTCCAACGTAAAATTCAAACATAATATTGAAAGGATCACAAGATTGAGAGATTTTTATATCGAACAGTGATTGACATTATGATATGGTAAGAGACGTGGATATAACAAAGGGTTTGCTCCGTTCTGCTTGGTTGAATTGTCAAATGACCTAGGTAGTCAAAACAGACTGtgtatagatcattttcatgaccttgtaaacatcagacacgatcccaactATCAGGCATgtcaaaaaatatcgaatgaattgaacgaacgattttcatataaaaatcagtaaattgaacgcagttaacgtcaattgattgaggttaaggactacttgacgaaaaattaagtgtggttacgttgacaagtaccgtataatgaaaatgatctataccGATTGTCCAAAAACAGGCAAGAGAATAGAATTTATATAAGAGGCCTCCACGACGCAGTATAGTCCAAAATTCTCacataaattcagttttttatgttggtagccacaaagtggcagatgattcggctttttttcattttttacctattttaacaattttcttaacagtATCTACTGTCCTCAACATCTGCTTGTGAcgcaacattttattgtttttttttctagaattttttcggtgaaatttttgcttttctttttgcGACTCGAAGCGGTAACCCTCACCaccaccgatatcagttcttttgtaagtagaTAAGAGGACTTgtgtcacacctccactgtaagtggcgtttgtatgaaacgttacaatacaaacaatgcTAAGCTGTTCATTAGGACAATGGAGTTTTGctgttaaaataaaagaatattgCAATGCCATTTGTAATGTAAACAGTCAAAGGGCCTGACCAAACCATAAGGTGTAACCTAGTACTCGTACAACCAGAGAAAGAAAATTCTCTGACATTCTAAGAGAATAATCTGAAAATCTtctgaacatttttcttcaagaaaatccTTTGCCACTAGAATTTACGATTGTTCTAAACTCGATGTTAGCAGATGCAATACAagattcattaaaaaaaatgcagacgcagcataaataaaaagaacGTCGCTTTAttctaaaaaatatattaatacaaatttagagtttttgttttattagaTTCATAATTCGTTTTTTAAAGTATATTTTCCgtaaatattacatttttgtaGCTACATTTAGCGTCATCCGTTTAAttcatacaattttattttttcacctcaattttctcaatttcgcACGATTTAACATTTCTAGAAATTTTATAGTTGAACTGAAAAAtaggaattgatttttttttgacaattttaacttttgataatcaaaaatattttcaaatatactTTCCGTTAGAATAAACTTTTAAGGAAGGAggaagaaatttattaattttatttttttgtttttattgtatttttaatTAGCTCAAGTctctaaaacaatttttctttagataaattttacaattaataTCAACAAGTAAATAACATGGTTTCATAGTTGTTATAGTAACTTCATATAgtttttatagtaaaattaatttcatttcatttcattttgtttttttttttattgtcaacGTGATTTTAGATTCGGAATATATAAACCAATTCTCTTGAATATATGATATTTCTTATTACTctcaataaatataaatttttctcttggttttaaAAGCCTTTTTCGatctttttttaataaatttcttcacagaattttgtgttttttgtttgatttgataaataattttattttcatttttttatgtgtgaTATAAGTTGGTAGATTGATCATAAAAtgcgattttgtttttatttcctttttaaatattatcaatattaaaaattggcgCCAGCGCTATGTAATGTAAAATATAGTTCAATACTTTCctaattaaatcattttcatttatctgGTGTTTCATGTTTTagagtaaattttattttctcatttgaaatgtttcatattttttatttttatcttttttatatttagaattttaagtgaGCTTTTATTGTTGCTTTCAATTTCTTCCTTATGattcgaaaatattcatttttagttttaatttatttttgctgaACGCATTTATTCTTTATACCTTACACCGTTCTATCCTCACCATATCTCACTAATTtactttctttcttttaagtTGATTTTTGTGCCGcaaggaaaataatttaatcatttcAAAACTATAACGAAATTATATGTAAAAAGATCCATTCATACAAATACTGACTGAAAGTGTAACTACTCTACAGATGCTTTCTATAAAGCATTACTAATCGACATTTAATTCTGAAATATTAGTtgtaaaataaacgtttcggTATGCCGCAAGAAAGGATGGTGAAATCTCcaagtttttattcaatttttataaattttcaattaccCAGTGATTTTCTAAGCGTTATGTTGTTGTTAAAGAGAATAGCTGCAATAAGATTACTACTTCGAGAATGgtttattcataaaatatgtATTCTTGAGGATCTGAAAcgaatttcgttttgtttgacCAGTCAAGAGATAGTAACGGGTGTTGCATATTCCTATTTATTGTTTGCTCGGATAAATAATGTCTAGACTATAGTTCAGAAAGACGAAACACAGTAACCAACTATAAGAGTTTAATGTGAAACCCCTTTTGATTTTCATAAGGATGTAACTTCAAGGACAAACCGGCAtaatcaattttcgattttacttATACATTCGGTTTGATTGAGAGcgcaaaactttatttcagATAAACAATATAACCGATTTTGAGGCAGTGGGTGGTTATGAGTTATGAGTGGATTGTGGGTTGTGGGTTGGCAATGTTTTCATTCTGAATGcagccgaaaaaaaagacgGAATGGGTTGTTGTTAAGTACATAAATTAGCTGTTCGATATCATATATCAGTCACAGGTTCTcagatttgtttaatcaatatTGCTGTATCGTCTGCCCTCGAGTAACTACGTAGTAAGAAGTTCATATTGTCGTTCTGAATTTCACAAGCCAATCGAGATCAACAATACGTTACATTTCAGAGAggtattatttattattcggGGTCATTCACAACATACGAAGACGTACCTTTCTTCACCTTCTTATTCTTTGTTGTAACACCTTTCCTCAAAGAGTGAATGTGATTGAGTTATTAGACAATATTACCCAGATTTTCTGTCTACGATACACCTTAAATTCACATTGATAATCATTGTTTGGTGTATAGGTCGAAAAATCTCATGATCACCCCATAAGAATTAAAAGACGTTGCATGACGCGTACGCATTtcgcaaaattcacaaaaaaatactcAATCTCAAAAGTGAGAAGATAATGATTcgtagtgactattcgcaggcgcctgccaatagccaaattattattaaagatACTAttcgcctgccaatagcatcttcCCCCTTTACAgaggctattggcaggcgcctgccaatagcattttcccttttacacaGGCTATTGGCAGGGGgctgccaatagcatttttcctttcacaaagactattcgcaggcgaaATGACGTGCCAACAGCATCTACAATAATGATTTGCGTTGACTTCTGAATATGTAATTCTGTTATTGGCTCATCTGAACTCACACAGAGTATTTTACAATACAGCAATTAAGATGTTAGACTCTAACATTTCGCAGACCGGAAACTTATCACGATGTCTAACTATCGGGTCTTTTTCTGCTTTTAGTCAAAAAAGCCAAATAGTGATCGAAATATATCATTTCTTTAGAGTTTGTCATCCCCAAATTACAGGAACACATTCATCACTCATTCATTATTCTAAGAGAAGACCTGACGGCAGCCAATCTTTGCATGTCATTTTGAAGTTGTGGGGGAGGGTTAACtgagaaaaactgaaaaatgacCGCTTTACCTGTATTATagtcatataaattttatgtagAGGTTTCTTCTTGAAAAAGAGTTTAATTGGTGAAATTGATTCTGTAAATGGATTCACAAGTATCgtcgaatttaatttatttgctaataaaattattgtcgttcatttacttattttgttttaataaagtCGATTGttcttaaataatttaaaaattttgtttcttttattataTACTCGATTATTATCTTactaattttttatatgtatcttttataaataatcatatggttttttcatttattgtcaATATTGTCATATAGTTTcatcatttcttttgtttttgtttttcttctacaatatttatatatatactaAACATCTAAagctatttttttctttctgttcattaattgattttcttcaTCGTTTAGATATATTGTGTCGCTCGAttataatatttaatttttttgtttttttttttaatgattttaaaaatattttttatactttttttaggcaattttatgtcattcatcattatgttcatcattttcaataattttcttttttttcccctaaTTTCTAATGCGATTTTCatatcttcttttttttacaaaataattgaacTGTACATAAGCGCGTTGTcactaaatttgaatttgaaagcactaatttattcattttattttcattattttcaatggGCTTTgcagttttgtatttttcatttatttattattttctttttactggATGAATCgaacttttgtttttgctcgttaaacttttaattgttttttcacttgtttgtttattaaaatcttaaaattgaTTAGGATACTAGGTTTTGTATTGGTGAAGGAGGTaatagagaggaaatttgatATGTCATCAAAACAAGAacacgttttttttatcttttcattAAATGTCAACTAGGCTagaatatataaaatttaatttctgtaTTAGATGACCAATTGATTTTAAGtctacacaaaaaatgactttCTTTTTACTGTGGACCTTTTCTTAACGGCAATCACATCACTATACAGTGCTTTAAATATATCTCTTCTTTTACTTTAAATATTGCGATACGTGATTgctaaaaatcttttacttcgtttgtttaaacGTATACTGCTTTATAAGGGGATGCAAGCAAGACCTCATCACTTATTATTGTCATCGAgttcgataacagatgcctAGCCGTTTCGAAAAggcttaaaatttttattttttttcttcttcttcttctttcattttaatttctaatCACATCAATTGAGCTAGACGATTTGAGTTTAAAGCGTTACTCTACTAGCTtctacaaaaaagaaattcgtgaaaatgttAAAGCAAATAAACCTAAGTAATTTCGGTCCTGAAAGCATCAACGAACTGAAAGTCAAGTATGATAACTCAACTTCCGATTTTAACTAGAATCTATCATAGACGGCAATCATATTACCAGAATCGTAGAATTTTACCTTCTGTTGCTGCTTTGACGCCACGTAATTTTTGGCTTCAAATCCGCTTTTACAACATCGTGCaggtattttcaacagatcgagaaccaaaatcttttacttcatttctacAATCAAATAAATCTGCAATAACCAGATGACCGATAACAGAACGGCATAGCCGCTCGTAAAATGTTGGTGAACATTGTTATAAACAGTTATTGGGTAAAGAAATCGaatgttggaaattgcatCTTGTGTTTGACTTTGTCTCAAATATATTATATTTCAACTCACGAAGTTTGAGTTCTATCATTTTCTCTAATTTCTAGTTTCGTcagctcaatttttttatcatcaaGGAAAACTGTAGATTTTTGACTATTGTAACTATTGACTCGCATTTTCTTCGCGTCCGATATACTGGATTAGATCCATTGGATCACATCGATTTCTTTCGTAGAACTTATTActagttatttacattttcaaattaaaattatcgtAAATACGATTCTGCCAGGTCGTTATAAGTACATACATTTCGCATACAAAACGAACGTGATAAACGTCGCCGTGGAGGTAGGAATGGAAATGGAACCGAATTGATGGGCATTTAATATGTGTTCATGTGGGGAGATAATCAGGCGGTCCATTTATGTAGTGTCTACTATTATTATTtgtatttacatattttatgtGCGTGGAAGGAACatcattaatttaaaaattaatttcaagaataaaaaatatttttgcgtgttaaaaacacgttttcaacaATGTGcgcaaattgaaaacatttttatcggCATTTTAAACATGAACGCATTTAATTGGacttgattttaatttcattcaaacaGAGAAATGGGATTTTTAAGGCGCTAAAAATCGATAGAATATTTTGTGAAGCTTATGCATACGCATTTGCTCTACAGAGACTGTAGTCgctaaataaaaatatcgtcGCAGTGGTTTTTATTCGCTTAAAAACGTGAGTGATATTTTCATCGTCTCAAAACAACATCAAACTTaaagttaaacaaaataaaattctttgtttGAATGGTACATCGACGTGTACGCTAAGAAAATCATACAAAATTAGCTCACAACATTTCACATATTATTAACTGTCTACTTACATTTTAAAAACTAAAGCCTACACTTATCGCTACACTAAATATTCTACGTGAGTTCCCATATCTCATCGATTTATAGTCATTGTTTGCACGTATTTCGGATCCATTTCGTCTAAATCCTTTCCCTTTGTCTCCGGTACAAACATCACCACAAAAAAGAGACCGACACATGAAATGCAAGCATACAACCAAAATGCACCGTGCAGTCCCATTGATTCCTACAGTAACAAaagaaagggaaaaaaaagtattcgagggggttgtttcaatttactattttgccatttatattgttttttggGTGACGtgtaattttaatgtttttttttgtttgtttgcaaATGTGGTTTTTCGttccacaaaatatttattgtttcgAAAACCGCATTtcacaattaatttattgttgcgGTATTGTTAACAGAAGCTTACACACAGCAGAGAAGagagaaatgattttttcaatGGAAAGAAAGTTCGTTTTAAGCGGGCTATAGCAACAGCTCGGGTTACAGataattggaaattgtttgTCTCAATAGAAAATTGCACGAAAAATGGGTGGAGTTTCGATCCTATTTTACACGCATTATTCAACCTAATAAACAACTTTTAGTCAATCAGCTGAAAtaaaatgcgtcacaaattcAAAGTTGCCGGCTGTAGCTACTCTTCTTGTTACTCTTGGTTTCAACCGAAGTAATGGGTaatgagaaatttatttgaagtcTATCGAGCtcaaatgaatcaaattttgattcatAAACCGAATTTATGCTTCACAACCTCCGATGATGAAACAAACGAATATAAAACCTTgcaaaacgattttttgattttatttcatttttaaactaCAATAAACGTCTGCAGTCTTTTCTTTTATGGTAGGAGCACCACACAAGTCGTCTACTActttttccaataaattttgaaaattttttcttacCTGAAAATCAACGAACGTTTTTACGCTGAGGAATGCACAGAAATAACTGAAACTCGTTGCAATTGAGCTACCAATTCCTCGGTATTCTAATGGAAATAATTCCCCGACCAATAACGATGATATCGGAGAAATTCCTATAAATATTCATAAAGGAGACCATTAAATTGTGAGCAAGACccaataaatttgaagaaaaaaagaaaccagCGATCGACATCGttggtttcttttttaattagcttatggaaaaataaattatttttatttctaagaTTTATGATTTCTTTTACCTAATGAAAACGCAATCGTAAATACAAGAACACACAACAGTGGAATCCAGTCACTATTCACCGACGATGTGTCCACGTCAAAATTAGTCGTTGCCATTAATTTATTGGCTTGTTCATAGTAGACATACGATCCGAAACTAGCCAGTGCCAGTGACATGAACACACTGCTAATGATTAGAAGTGGAATACGTCCAACTGTGTCAATTAACAAGCCCGACAACATGGAAGCTAATAATTGGACGAAACCAACAGCGACAGCACCTCCTGTGgaattgaaaattcgaaaagaaaacgaaattattcgaaaacTAATTCATCGGGTCACAGCGCAGCAATTtatgtttcttttatttaccGTGTGGATTAATACCGGCGAATGTTTGACGGAATATTTTCACTGCATAGAAACCAAATGAATTGGCACCTAAATAGAAAGGCATCATCAGGTCAATGTAAGTATCATCTATCACTGTTCTAATTAATGGGATTACAAATAGGGTTGaacccttttttttaaatgaaatttgaatgatcaATTATTCATCACAAATGAATGGTAAAAGGAGCACAGACCgagtcaataaaaaatgaaaatttaatttacctgTAAATCGTTGAAACACCATAAGGCCACATGTTATCAATACGGGTTTGAGCAGCCTGGCATTTTGTAGTAATGCCTTAATATTCTTATAGATTGTTTCCATTGACGCTTTTGTCATAAAATTGTTGGTGGTGATTGTTGAAAATCTACCTGCATTAATTTTTGATGCCCTGATATTTGATCGTATCGTTTCTAATTCGAGTTCTACATTTTTGTGCGGTCCACGCAGCCATTGAAGTGACCTATCACATTCCGttcattttatgtaaatgatATCAATGCGGAAATATACAAAAGGAAATGTATCCTCACCTGTATGCCTCTTCGTCACGACCTTTTAATACTAAAAAGCTAGGAGTTTCGGGTACATAAATCACAGTTACAAACAGCATGATAGGTGCTACC
This region of Bradysia coprophila strain Holo2 chromosome IV, BU_Bcop_v1, whole genome shotgun sequence genomic DNA includes:
- the LOC119066276 gene encoding facilitated trehalose transporter Tret1-like isoform X1, with amino-acid sequence MYVERGNTVNNMYLERNLYRGDRYVIAQQNHQYQRPLYEYKNYNYSYNINQYNHSKNNFSNYKKPYCTSAYTDYPEKPIKMQREEIIIEHSQLVLNGNGATNENVGHHRSHHYTQIIAALAVSLGPLAAGLSKGYSSPAIASLQELQIRHRGNSTFTLTDQQASWVASLSLLGALFGGMFGGVAMQYGRRRLLTIMSLPFSLSWILTVFAKSVETMFATAFLGGFCCAIVSMVTQVYISEISSPDIRGFLSAIQKIAGHLGILISFSLGAYLDWRQLAMLVSVAPIMLFVTVIYVPETPSFLVLKGRDEEAYRSLQWLRGPHKNVELELETIRSNIRASKINAGRFSTITTNNFMTKASMETIYKNIKALLQNARLLKPVLITCGLMVFQRFTGANSFGFYAVKIFRQTFAGINPHGGAVAVGFVQLLASMLSGLLIDTVGRIPLLIISSVFMSLALASFGSYVYYEQANKLMATTNFDVDTSSVNSDWIPLLCVLVFTIAFSLGISPISSLLVGELFPLEYRGIGSSIATSFSYFCAFLSVKTFVDFQESMGLHGAFWLYACISCVGLFFVVMFVPETKGKDLDEMDPKYVQTMTINR
- the LOC119066276 gene encoding facilitated trehalose transporter Tret1-like isoform X2, with the translated sequence MQREEIIIEHSQLVLNGNGATNENVGHHRSHHYTQIIAALAVSLGPLAAGLSKGYSSPAIASLQELQIRHRGNSTFTLTDQQASWVASLSLLGALFGGMFGGVAMQYGRRRLLTIMSLPFSLSWILTVFAKSVETMFATAFLGGFCCAIVSMVTQVYISEISSPDIRGFLSAIQKIAGHLGILISFSLGAYLDWRQLAMLVSVAPIMLFVTVIYVPETPSFLVLKGRDEEAYRSLQWLRGPHKNVELELETIRSNIRASKINAGRFSTITTNNFMTKASMETIYKNIKALLQNARLLKPVLITCGLMVFQRFTGANSFGFYAVKIFRQTFAGINPHGGAVAVGFVQLLASMLSGLLIDTVGRIPLLIISSVFMSLALASFGSYVYYEQANKLMATTNFDVDTSSVNSDWIPLLCVLVFTIAFSLGISPISSLLVGELFPLEYRGIGSSIATSFSYFCAFLSVKTFVDFQESMGLHGAFWLYACISCVGLFFVVMFVPETKGKDLDEMDPKYVQTMTINR